GCGGGCCGTAGACGATATAGCTGTGCCCGGTCACCCAGCCCACATCGGCCGTGCACCAGTAGATGTCGCCATCCTTGTAGTCGAAGACATATTGGTGGGTCATCGAGGCGAAGACGAGATAGCCGCCGGTGGTGTGCAGCACGCCCTTCGGCTTGCCGGTGGAACCTGACGTGTAGAGGATGAACAGTGGATCCTCGGCATTCATCGGCTCGGGCGCGCACTCATCCGGCACCTTGGCGGCGAGATCGCCGTAGTAATGGTCGCGGCCTTCCTTCATCGCCACCGCGGAGCCGGTCCGCTTCACGACGATAACGCTCTTCACGACGCCAGGGATCTTGTCGCAGGCGGCATCCACATTGACTTTCAGCGGAACCTTGCGGCCTCCGCGCAGGCCTTCGTCGGCGGTGATCACGACATCCGTCGCGGCATCCTCGATGCGCCCGGCAAGGCTGTCCGGCGAGAAGCCGCCGAAAACGATGGAATGAACGGCGCCAACGCGGGTGCAGGCGAGCATCGCATAGGCGGCTTCCGGGATCATCGGCAGATAGATGGTGACCCGGTCGCCCTTCTTGACGCCCTGGCTCTTGAGCACGTTCGCCCATTTCATCACCTGAGCATGCAGCTGCCGATAGGTGATCTTCGCATCATCCTTGGGGTCATCGCCTTCCCAGATGATCGCGACCTGGTCGGCGCGCTTGGCCAGATGCCGGTCGACGCAATTGTAGGACACATTGGTCGTGCCGTCCTCGAACCAGCGGATCGACACATTGTGCGGGTCGTAGGAGGTGTTCTTGACCTTGGTATAGGGCGTGAACCAGTCGATCCGCTTGCCGTGCTCGCCCCAGAAGGCGTCCGGTGTCTTGATCGAGGCCTCGTACATCGCCTTGTACTTGGCGTCGTCGACATAGGCCCTCGAGGCCCATTCGGCACTGACGGGATAGAGCTTTTCCGACGACATGGGCTGCAGTCCCTCTTCACATATCGCCATCAGCGACGCGATGGCTGGTCGTTTCCTCAAGCAGTCTTGCTGCGACTGGCTTCGATTTCGGCGCGACAATACGTCTTCGCGCTTCGGAGTCTCAAGAGAGAGAACGTCACACTTTGGTCGTTGACCTTTAGACGGAGCCGCCCCGCCGATCGGCAGCATTGACCCTCTTGGGCTACCGCTTCAAGGTCCGGCGCGGCAGAGGAGGCGGATGTGCAGCAACTTGCAGGGCTCGATGAGATCTTGTCGCAGAGCACGGAGGCGGGCGAGGTCCCGGGTGTTGCGGCAGCCGTCGGCACGCATGACAGAATCCTCTATCAGGGCGCCTTCGGCCGCCGCAGCCTGTCCACACCCGATCCTATGAACCTTGACACGGTCGCCTGGATTGCCTCGATGACCAAGGCGGTGACGACAGTTGCCCTCCTGCAACTGGTCGAGCAGGGCCGGATTGATCTGGACGCGCCAGCTGGCCGCTATTGCCCCGAAATCGGCGCAGTTCGGGTGCTGGAGAGCTTTGCTGATGACGGCACGCCGCGCCTTCGTCCGCCGTCCGGGCCTGTAACGGTCTGCCATCTGCTCACCCACACCTCCGGCTACTCCTACGACTTCGCGTCCGCCGCGATCCGCAAATACATGAAGGCAACCGGCCTGCCGCCGACCAACAGCGGCAAGCGCGCGTCCCTGGGCGCCCCGTTGATCGCCGATCCCGGAAACCAGTTCATCTACGGCATCTCGACCGACTGGGCCGGGCAGATCGTCGAGGCCGTTTCGGGCGAGACGCTTGGCGACTATTGCCGCACGAACATCTTCGATCCGCTCGGCATGGCCGACACGATGTTCAAGCTGGGCGCGAGCCAGCATGCCCGCCGCGCCACGGTCCATGCAGTCAAGGAAGACGGCAGCTTCGTACCTACCGAGATGGTGGTGGAGCAGAACCCGGAATTCGCCTCCGGCGGTGGCGGGCTCTATTCGACGGTTGGCGACTATCTGACCTTCACGCGGATGATCCTCGCCGGCGGTAGGCTGAACGGCCAACAGATCTTGTCCCGTGAGTCGGTCGCAAGCCTCAGACGGGACGAGATTCCGCATCTCACCATTCCGGGCCTGCCGCTCTTCTCGCCGATGGGTCCGCGCGTCGCCGACTTCTTTCCGGGCAAGCCGACCGGCTGGTCACTCGCGTTCCAGATCAACCGCGAGGCGACCCCAGAGGGCCGCTCGGTGGGATCGCTGTTCTGGGGCGGTTTTGCCAACACCTTCTACTGGATCGATCCCATTCGGGACATCACCGGCGTTTTCATCACGCAGATCGTGCCGTTCTTCGATCCGCGCGCGGTGAAGTTGTTCAAGGAATTCGAGACAGAAGTCTATCGGAGGCTATGACGCCGACGGTTGGCCGCCCTACTCGGCCGCCTTCGGCAGGCTCACGCCCGCGTCCTTCAGCACGTCTGCCGTGTCCTGGCCAAGTTTCGGCGGAGCCAACCGCGTCGAGGCGGGGCTGGCCGAATAATTCACCGGGTGCTTCATGTCGACCCAGGTATAGCCATCCGGATGGGCATGCTTGCTGAAGAAACCCACCGCCTTCAGGTGCGGATCGTTCATCAGGTCGTCAAACCGGTTGATCGGCGCGAACGGGATCGCCTTCTCGGTCAGCACCTTGGCCCAGTCGTCATTGGTGCGGGTCGCCACCATCCCGTCCATCATGGAATAGAGCTCCTTGATGTTCACCATCCGCGCCCTGTAGGTCGAGAATTTCGGATCCGTGTTGAGCTCCGGTCGTCCCGCCAGCGCGAAGAAATCGGACCAGTTCTTGTCGCTGTAGGGCAGGATGCCGATCCAGCCGTCCTTGGACTGGTAGGGCCGGCGGTCAGGATTGTGGATGCGGCCATAGCCAAAGCCCGAACCTTCAGGGGCGGGATCATAGACATGCCCGTAGAGATTCTCGTGCATCACGAAATGGGTGTAGCACTCGAACATCGGCACTTCGACAAACTGGCCCTCGCCGGTGCGCTGCTTGTGGAATAGCGCCGCGATCACCGCCTGGACCATGAACAGGCCGACCGTCTTGTCGGCGGCGAGCGTCGGCAGGTAACGCGGCGCCGGATTGCCATCGACGCGCGGCAGGATGTCGGCGCCGCCCGAGATACCCTGGATCAGGTCGTCATAGGCCGGGCGCCCGGCATAGGGACCATCCGCGCCAAAACCGGCAGCGTGCACATAGATCAGGTTCGGAATGCGGGCCTTCAGACTGTCATAGTCCATGGTCAGGCGGGCCGCCGTGTCCATCCGCATGTTGGAGCAGACGACGTCGCAGGTCTGCGCCAATGCGATGCAGGCTTCCTGGTCCTCCGGGCGCTTCAGGTCGAGCGCCACGGACTTCTTGTTCTTGTTGTACATCATGTAGAGCGGGCCCATGCCCGGCCCTGCTGCCTCCGGCCAGGTCCCCGGCCAGCGCATGATGTCGCCGCCGCCCTCACCGGGGCTCTCGACCTTGATGATCTCGGCGCCCATGTCGCCCAGCAGCATCGTGGCATAAGGCCCGAGGATCACCGCGGTCAGATCGAGGATGCGGATGCCGGCAAGAGGTCCGCGAGGGGTCGGTGCAGCGTCGGTCATCATGAACCCGGATGAAATGAGGTTTCGCTCAATCTAGCGCGGACCACGCCGAATGCGAACCCTCGCATCCGAAACCGCGCCCTGCACCGGCCGCAGGCGGATGTCAGGCCGGATCGACGCCGCCCATGGTGCAAATCAGCTCCCATTCAGCTTCGGTCACCGGCTGCACGGACAAGCGCGATAGCTTCATCAACGCCATGTCGGCCAGCCGCGGCTCACCCTTGATGGTGGCAAGCGACACGGGAGTCTTGAGTGGCTTGACCGCCTTGATCTCGACCACCACCCAAGGCTCGGCGGCCTCTGCTGTGGGATCCGGATAGGCTTCGCGGGTCACCTCCACGATGCCGACGATCTCCTTGCCTTCGTTGGAATGGTAGAAGAAGCCGCGCTCGCCGACCTTCATCCGCATGAGATTGAGCTTGGCGGCGTGATTGCGCACGCCGTCCCAGAAGGTTCCCTTGTCGCCGGCCTTCACCTGGGCATCCCAGGACCATTTGAAGGGTTCGGACTTGTAGAGCCAATGCGCCATGTCAGACCCCGGCCTTCGGCGCCTCGCCGGCGGAGGGAATGAGTTTGCGGAACGTGTCCAGCTCGGTCACGAAACGCTCGAACTCGGCCAGCGTCATCACCGACTTCGCATCCGATATCTCGACCGAGACGATCGGCTCGCCATCGCCACGGCGCTTCATCAGCTTGGCGACCGGAAAGGTCACGGCATGGGTCAGGTCGAAGGGGTGGGTCTCCGCCACCACGTCCGATCCGATCACCTTCGTCGCAGCCTCGACGCCACGGGCCAGTTTCTCGAAGAAATTCGCCATTTCCGCCTACTCCGCTCGCTGCGGTCGCGCCATGAGCTGCGCGATCGCCTGATTGACGTCGATGAGGCCGCCGAGCACCGCATCGATCGCCTCCGCGATCGGCATGGTGATCCCCTTTGACCTTGCCTTCTCGACAAGTATTTCGGCGGTCAGCGCGCCTTCGGCAAGCGCTCCCTTGCCCGAGAGGAGATCGAGGCCCTTGCCCTCACCAAGCGCGAGGCCGAGCGCAAAGTTCCGCGACTGGCTGGACGAGCAGCTCAAGATGAGGTCGCCGAGGCCCGAAAGCCCCATCAATGTTTCCGGATTGGCCCCAAAAGCACGGCCGAACCGCATGAGCTCGGCAAAGCCGCGGGCCGCGATGGCCGCCGATGCACTGGCCCCAAGCCGCCTGCCTGCGACAATGCCAGCAGCAATCGCCAGCACATTCTTGGCGGCACCGCCGATCTCGACGCCGCGCATATCGGTGGAATGGTAGAGCCGGAAGGTCGGGGTGCCCAGCTTCTCGGCAATCTGACGAGCCAGCGCCTCGTCGGCAGCTGCAACCGTCACCGCTGTCGGGAGGCCCTTCTCGACATCGGCGGCGAAGCTCGGCCCCGACAGGATGGCCGGAACGGCATTGGGCGCGGCCTCAGCCACCACCTCGGTCATGAACCGGCCGGTTCCGCGCTCGATGCCCTTGGCACAGACCACCAGCGGCGTTCCTCTGGCGATCAATGGCTGAATCTGCTCGGCAACACGGCGCAATGACTGCGCCGGCACAACAGCCAGAACGATGCCGCCAAGCGCCGCATCACTCAGCGCCGCTGTGGCCATCACACCATCCTGAATCCGACACCCCGGCAGATGGCGCTCATTGCTGCGCTTCCGGTTGATCTCGTCGACCACAGCCGGGTCGCGTGACCAGATCAGCGTGCGATGCCCGCCACGGGCCGCCGCATTGGCCAACGCTGTCCCCCAGGCGCCGCCGCCCAGCACGGAAACCGCCGGGCCCCCTGTCGATGTCATGCCTTGGCTCCCAGTCGCCCCGAGCCGATCGTAACCGAGCCAGCATCGAGCGGCCAGCGCGCCCGTGGTGCCGTATCGAGCGGATCGGTGAAGCCCAGCCGGAACCGCTCGGCGCCCGCCCAGGCGATCATCGCGCCATTGTCGGTGCAAAGCTTGGGCGGTGGCACGACGAGGGCAAGGCCCATGCTCGCGGCCGTCTCGGCGAGGACCCGCTTCAGCGTCTGGTTGGCGCCAACGCCTCCAGCGACAACCAGAGCCGTCGGCTCGCCGAAGCGCTGGCGGAAAAGGCGGATCGCGACGCGCGATCGATCCGCCACAACGTCGGCCACGGCCTGCTGGAACGAGGCAGAGAGATCTGCGACATCAGTCTCCGAGAGATTGCCGCTGTCGTCCATCAACCGCTCGGCCTCGATCCTGACCGCGGTCTTGAGGCCGGACAGGGAGAAGTCGGGCTCGGGACGGCCGGCCAGCGGCCGCGGCAGGGCAAAGCGCGCGGGGTTGCCGACAAGCGCCCGCTGCTCAATCTCAGGCCCGCCCGGATAGGGCAGACCCATCAGCTTGGCCGCCTTGTCGAAGGCCTCGCCGATCGCATCGTCGATCGTCGTGCCGAGCTTGGCATAGGCGCCGACCCCGGTGACGGCGAGCAGCTGCGTGTGGCCACCGGAAACCAGCAAGAGGAGATAGGGAAAGGCGACATTGTCCGTCAGCCGAGCCGTCAGAGCGTGAGCCTCGAGATGATTGACCGCAATCAGCGGCTTACCCGTGACCAGCGCCATCGCCTTGGCTGTCGTCAATCCGACCAGGACGCCGCCAATCAACCCCGGCCCCGCAGCCGACGCGATCGCATCCATGTCGGAAGCCCGCATGCCCGCTTGGTCGAGAGCCTCTAGCACAACGCGGTCGACGACCTCGACATGGGCACGGGCCGCAATCTCCGGCACCACGCCGCCATAGGGCGCGTGATCCTCGATCTGGGCACGCACGACATTGGACAGGATCGTGCCCCGGCCATCCTTCTCCACCCGCACAACGGCGGCGGCGGTCTCGTCGCAAGTCGTTTCGATTCCGAGCACGAGCATGGGAGGATTTGCGGGTCCGGCACGAGGAGTCTATCGGTCGCGGCACCGGTCGCTATGATCCGGCGCCGGCCCCCGCCTAACACTGGACCTTCCCATGGCGCAATCGCCCTTCCTTCGCATCGGCACCCGCGGCTCGCTCCTGGCCCTTGCCCAGGCGCATCAGGTGCGCAGCTTGCTTGCCGCCGCCCATGGAGTTGCCGAAGACACCATCGCGGTCGAGATCATCAAGACATCCGGCGACATCATCCAGGACCGGCCTTTGTCGGAAGCCGGCGGCAAGGGCCTTTTCACCAAGGAGATCGAGGAAGCGCTATTCGCAGGCACAATCGATCTGGCCGTCCATTCCTCCAAGGACATGCCGACCGTGCTCCCCGACGGCCTCGGTTTGACGGCCTTCCTCGAGCGTGAGGACGTCCGCGAGGCCTTCATCGGATATCAGGTGAAGAACCTGGCCGAACTGCCCAGAGGCGCCGTCTTCGGTTCGTCCTCGCTGCGCCGCCAGGCCCAGCTGCGCCGCGAGCGGCCGGACCTCGACATCGTCATGTTCCGCGGCAATGTGCAGACACGCCTCGGCAAGGTGTCGAGCGGCCAGGTTTCTGGCACTCTCCTGGCGCTGGCAGGCCTTCGGCGCCTTGGCATCGCCAATGTTGCAACCGAGATCATCGAGGCGGACCGGTTCCTCCCAGCCGTCGGCCAGGGCGCCATTGGCATCGAAACGCGCCTCGGCGACCAGCGAACGCGCGAGCTCCTCGCCGCCATCAACCACCCCGCAACTGCCACTGCGCTCACCGCGGAGCGCGCGTTCCTGAACGTTCTCGACGGCTCCTGCCGCACTCCCATTGCCGGGCTTGCCACGATCAATGGTGGGAGCATTCGCTTTGCCGGTGAGATTCTCAGGCCCGACGGTAGCGAGAGCCACGCCACGACCCGCGAGGGTGGCCTCGCCGAGGCCCAAGCCCTCGGCCGGGATGCTGGTGAGGAGCTGAAAGCGCGGGCGCCCGCAGGCTTCTTCGGCGCAGCCTGATGTCCGGCCGCGGCTCCGTTCTCGTGACACGGCCGGAGCCAGAGGCCCGGCGCACCGCGGAGAAACTCGCCGCACTTGGCTGGCAGCCCATCGTCGCACCCCTCATGGTGGCGCAGGCAATGCCCGATTCACCACCCATGACCGGGTTCGACGCCGTCGCCATGACCAGCGCCCGGGCTGTCGAATATATGCGCGCGGCCGATCGGGCCGCGTTGGCTGACCTGCCTGCCTTTGCGGTCGGCGCCCGGACGGCCGATGCTATGCGCTCAGCCGGATTCCGGCATGTGGCCTCAGCGGATGGCGACGTGACGGCCCTGGCGGCCCTGATTGCCGGCTCAGGCATGAAGGCCGGCGGCCGCGTCGCGCATATCGGCGGCCAAGACCGGGCCGGCGATCTGTCTGGTCTGGTCGCAATATCGGGCATCAAGGTCGAAACCATCGCGGTCTATCGCATGGCGCCCGTGACTGAATTGCCCGAAATCGCGCACAGGGCGCTTGAAGACGGATCGATTGTCGCAATCGTGCATTATTCTCCGAGATCTGCCGAGATTTTCCGAGATCTCATCTGCGCGGACAGACTGATCGGAGCCGCCGCCCGAGCTCGCCATGTCTGCCTGTCCAGCCAGGTTGCCGAACCGCTGCGCACGGTCTTTGGTGCGACGATCACCATCGCCCGCGAGCCAAACGAACCATCCTTGCTTGAAGCCCTCGGTGCCTGACGCGGTTGCGGGCGGCAGCCCCGGGGGATAGACCTTGGGAGGGCCCCCTCCGGGAGACATGTGATATGGCGACCGATAATCGCGCAACGGGCGACCAGAAGCAGACGCGGCGCGGAAAATCGCCCGTCATCACACTTGAAGCGACCGAGATTGCCGCCGCCACCACCGAGCAGACCGCAGCGACGGTCGAGGGTACCGAGCCTGCGGCAGGGCCGGAGGTGGCTGAAGCTTCGCCGTCCGACACCATACCTGGGCCGCCAGAACCGGCAGTGCCTGATTCCGCTCCGACCGACGAGCCGTCGGAAACTGCTTCAGGGCGCGCACAGCCATCCGACGGCGACCATGGCCCCGCATCGTCTGTTGAACAATCCGCGCCCGCGTTGGACCGGGTCGCCGAGCCGGCCCGCACGCCGGAGCCCCCGGCAGCCGGTTTTGGCCGCCTTGTGGCTGCTGGCCTGATCGGCGCCCTGCTGACGGGAGGGCTCGCAATCGGAGCTCAGGTCGCGGGGATCGTTCCGGGCACGAATCCACCTGTCACCCCCGATATCCAGGCGCGCCTTGCCGCTATGGACCAGGCTTTGAAGGATGTCGCGGCCCGGCCACTACCCGCAAGCGCAGGAGCCAACATTGCTCCCGACCTTGCGCCCCTGCGGCAGCAGATGGAATCGG
This region of Phreatobacter aquaticus genomic DNA includes:
- a CDS encoding serine hydrolase domain-containing protein, with amino-acid sequence MQQLAGLDEILSQSTEAGEVPGVAAAVGTHDRILYQGAFGRRSLSTPDPMNLDTVAWIASMTKAVTTVALLQLVEQGRIDLDAPAGRYCPEIGAVRVLESFADDGTPRLRPPSGPVTVCHLLTHTSGYSYDFASAAIRKYMKATGLPPTNSGKRASLGAPLIADPGNQFIYGISTDWAGQIVEAVSGETLGDYCRTNIFDPLGMADTMFKLGASQHARRATVHAVKEDGSFVPTEMVVEQNPEFASGGGGLYSTVGDYLTFTRMILAGGRLNGQQILSRESVASLRRDEIPHLTIPGLPLFSPMGPRVADFFPGKPTGWSLAFQINREATPEGRSVGSLFWGGFANTFYWIDPIRDITGVFITQIVPFFDPRAVKLFKEFETEVYRRL
- a CDS encoding CaiB/BaiF CoA transferase family protein, giving the protein MTDAAPTPRGPLAGIRILDLTAVILGPYATMLLGDMGAEIIKVESPGEGGGDIMRWPGTWPEAAGPGMGPLYMMYNKNKKSVALDLKRPEDQEACIALAQTCDVVCSNMRMDTAARLTMDYDSLKARIPNLIYVHAAGFGADGPYAGRPAYDDLIQGISGGADILPRVDGNPAPRYLPTLAADKTVGLFMVQAVIAALFHKQRTGEGQFVEVPMFECYTHFVMHENLYGHVYDPAPEGSGFGYGRIHNPDRRPYQSKDGWIGILPYSDKNWSDFFALAGRPELNTDPKFSTYRARMVNIKELYSMMDGMVATRTNDDWAKVLTEKAIPFAPINRFDDLMNDPHLKAVGFFSKHAHPDGYTWVDMKHPVNYSASPASTRLAPPKLGQDTADVLKDAGVSLPKAAE
- a CDS encoding EVE domain-containing protein, giving the protein MAHWLYKSEPFKWSWDAQVKAGDKGTFWDGVRNHAAKLNLMRMKVGERGFFYHSNEGKEIVGIVEVTREAYPDPTAEAAEPWVVVEIKAVKPLKTPVSLATIKGEPRLADMALMKLSRLSVQPVTEAEWELICTMGGVDPA
- a CDS encoding NAD(P)H-dependent glycerol-3-phosphate dehydrogenase; translation: MTSTGGPAVSVLGGGAWGTALANAAARGGHRTLIWSRDPAVVDEINRKRSNERHLPGCRIQDGVMATAALSDAALGGIVLAVVPAQSLRRVAEQIQPLIARGTPLVVCAKGIERGTGRFMTEVVAEAAPNAVPAILSGPSFAADVEKGLPTAVTVAAADEALARQIAEKLGTPTFRLYHSTDMRGVEIGGAAKNVLAIAAGIVAGRRLGASASAAIAARGFAELMRFGRAFGANPETLMGLSGLGDLILSCSSSQSRNFALGLALGEGKGLDLLSGKGALAEGALTAEILVEKARSKGITMPIAEAIDAVLGGLIDVNQAIAQLMARPQRAE
- the tsaD gene encoding tRNA (adenosine(37)-N6)-threonylcarbamoyltransferase complex transferase subunit TsaD, encoding MLVLGIETTCDETAAAVVRVEKDGRGTILSNVVRAQIEDHAPYGGVVPEIAARAHVEVVDRVVLEALDQAGMRASDMDAIASAAGPGLIGGVLVGLTTAKAMALVTGKPLIAVNHLEAHALTARLTDNVAFPYLLLLVSGGHTQLLAVTGVGAYAKLGTTIDDAIGEAFDKAAKLMGLPYPGGPEIEQRALVGNPARFALPRPLAGRPEPDFSLSGLKTAVRIEAERLMDDSGNLSETDVADLSASFQQAVADVVADRSRVAIRLFRQRFGEPTALVVAGGVGANQTLKRVLAETAASMGLALVVPPPKLCTDNGAMIAWAGAERFRLGFTDPLDTAPRARWPLDAGSVTIGSGRLGAKA
- the hemC gene encoding hydroxymethylbilane synthase, which codes for MAQSPFLRIGTRGSLLALAQAHQVRSLLAAAHGVAEDTIAVEIIKTSGDIIQDRPLSEAGGKGLFTKEIEEALFAGTIDLAVHSSKDMPTVLPDGLGLTAFLEREDVREAFIGYQVKNLAELPRGAVFGSSSLRRQAQLRRERPDLDIVMFRGNVQTRLGKVSSGQVSGTLLALAGLRRLGIANVATEIIEADRFLPAVGQGAIGIETRLGDQRTRELLAAINHPATATALTAERAFLNVLDGSCRTPIAGLATINGGSIRFAGEILRPDGSESHATTREGGLAEAQALGRDAGEELKARAPAGFFGAA
- a CDS encoding uroporphyrinogen-III synthase, which codes for MSGRGSVLVTRPEPEARRTAEKLAALGWQPIVAPLMVAQAMPDSPPMTGFDAVAMTSARAVEYMRAADRAALADLPAFAVGARTADAMRSAGFRHVASADGDVTALAALIAGSGMKAGGRVAHIGGQDRAGDLSGLVAISGIKVETIAVYRMAPVTELPEIAHRALEDGSIVAIVHYSPRSAEIFRDLICADRLIGAAARARHVCLSSQVAEPLRTVFGATITIAREPNEPSLLEALGA